GCGGCGCCGACTCATGGGGGAGGCCCTGACGCTGCGCTACATCCCATCCCGGGAAGACCTGGACATCCTCGAGGTATTCCAGAATCCCGAGCATCCGCAGCGCAAGGCGATCGAGCTCGCGAAACCGGGCCAGGTTCTGGTCATGGATGCCCGCGGGGAGACTCGGGCGGCGTCTGCCGGACACATCCTGGCCACCCGGCTGCTCCGGCGAGGCGCGGCCGGGCTCGTCACGGATGGCGCCCTTCGCGACAGCGGGGGCATCGCGGAGATGGACTTCGCCGTCTATGCGGCGGGCGCCAGTCCCGCGCTGAACCTCACCGTGCATCACGCCGTCGACATCGGCGTGCCGATCGGGTGTGGCGGCGTCCCGGTGTTCCCTGGCGACGTGGTGCTCGGGGACGAGGAGGCCGTCGTGGTGATCCCCCGGCAGCTGGCGGTCGAGGTGGCCCGGGATGCCGCCGAGCAGGAGCGACTGGAGAGCTTCATTCTCGAGAAAGTGGAGGGGGGAGCGGCGCTTCCGGGCATCTATCCGCCGAATGCCCGGACCCTCGAGGAGTATGGGGCCTGGCGCCAGGCCCGCGGCGGCGGGGCCTGACCTCGGGTCACCGGGCGATCGGGGTTCGCACCTCAGCTCTGGCGCCGGCCCCCCTCGCGCTCGAGGAGCTTGCCCAGGAACGCGCGCGTGCGGGACTCCCGGGGGTCCGTGAAGAGCCGGTCGGGGGGACCCGCCTCGACGATGGTCCCGCGATCCATGAACACGACCTGGTCGGCGACGTCGCGGGCGAAGCCCATCTCGTGCGTGACCACGATCATCGTCATGCCCCGGTGCGCCAGCTCCCGCATCACGCGGAGCACCTCGCCTACCAGCTCGGGATCGAGCGCGGAGGTGACCTCGTCGAACAGCATGACCTTGGGCCGCATGGCCAGGGCGCGGGCGATGGCGGCCCGCTGCTGCTGCCCTCCCGACAGCCGTCCG
The sequence above is drawn from the Candidatus Methylomirabilota bacterium genome and encodes:
- a CDS encoding ribonuclease activity regulator RraA, whose protein sequence is MPSTDERLPKELWDWLGQASTATVTTQLFKRGLRRMHLSGVRPVSRRRRLMGEALTLRYIPSREDLDILEVFQNPEHPQRKAIELAKPGQVLVMDARGETRAASAGHILATRLLRRGAAGLVTDGALRDSGGIAEMDFAVYAAGASPALNLTVHHAVDIGVPIGCGGVPVFPGDVVLGDEEAVVVIPRQLAVEVARDAAEQERLESFILEKVEGGAALPGIYPPNARTLEEYGAWRQARGGGA